Proteins from a genomic interval of Salvelinus sp. IW2-2015 linkage group LG14, ASM291031v2, whole genome shotgun sequence:
- the timm21 gene encoding mitochondrial import inner membrane translocase subunit Tim21 translates to MVYSFILKVVQRNLHQYQTLSTQSVLRICKRMQNNLHLQKPSTATSRFIFYRTANXSPIVSNLFCTRSRSISVDTRLRSKGEEKDGGQVSVPRQGPSTAHKVKEAGKDFTYLIVVLIGLGVTGGLLYVVFQELFSSSSPNKVYSKAFNKTRLHPEVIGVFGEPIKCFGETSRRGRRQKISHVEYMKDGLKHMRLKFYIQGEEPGRQGTVHTESKENPETGKLEFRYIFVEVDTYPRRTIVIEDNR, encoded by the exons ATGGTGTATTCTTTCATACTGAAAGTTGTGCAGCGTAATTTGCATCAATATCAAACACTGTCTACGCAATCCGTTCTGCGAATATGTAAACGCATGCAGAACAATTTGCACCTTCAGAAACCGTCTACTGCAACATCCAGAttcattttctataggactgcaAATYGCTCACCTATTGTGAGCAATCTATTTTGTACACGGAGTCGAAGCATTTCTGTCGACACAAGATTGAGAagtaaaggagaagagaaggatggTGGACAGGTGTCAGTACCTAGGCAAGGACCTTCTACTGCACATAAAG TAAAGGAAGCTGGCAAAGACTTTACCTACCTCATAGTTGTGCTGATTGGACTCGGAGTAACag GTGGGTTGTTGTATGTGGTGTTCCAGGAGCTGTTCTCCTCCTCCAGCCCCAACAAGGTCTACAGCAAAGCCTTCAACAAAACCAGGTTACACCCAGAG GTGATTGGCGTGTTCGGGGAGCCAATCAAGTGCTTCGGTGAAACGTCCCGCCGAGGTAGAAGACAGAAAATCAG TCATGTGGAGTACATGAAGGATGGACTGAAGCACATGAGACTGAAGTTCTACATCCAGGGAGAAGAACCAGGCCGGCAGGGAACTGTGCACACAGAATCTAAAGAG AACCCTGAAACTGGAAAGTTAGAGTTCCGCTACATCTTTGTGGAAGTAGACACTTACCCCAGGAGAACCATTGTCATTGAGGATAACAGATAA